The Croceicoccus marinus genome contains a region encoding:
- a CDS encoding M28 family metallopeptidase, whose protein sequence is MRKLILAAALAGCALSPIAAQAQQAPRQNSPQQAAPQQAALSPAERSDPAAAAIDADQIAATVTFLADDLLQGRDTGSEYYDIAAAYVASRYMAMGLQPANGDSFMQDIVFRSTTAGDAALSYAAGDETVQLEAGKDFVVTGSYADRQVDLTAPMVFVGQGIHSPENGIDDYAGVDVAGKIVVVVSGAPKGLPGEIASTLANTKTEYASQQGAVGMISIRNLESLERMSFDKLATYLQEPRETWVGPDGKANVADPNLRFSAYLSPDAAARLIAASGHDLQDMLETYDDAKAKTRPAAFDLAGTASVSVASEWEDKTSANVVAMLPGSDPALAGEYVVMSAHLDHVGNHLSDAAEGDAAEGEETDTIYNGAMDNATGVATMLEVARVIAMGPNRPRRPILFAAVTAEEKGLLGSEYLAKNFVRDDGEPVGVVNFDMPILLYDLADVVGFGAENSTMGQTLIRAGASTGIGVSPDFLPEENLFTRSDHYSFVKEGVPALFLMTGVQNGGKEAFTNFLGTNYHKPTDDLTQDLNWESARKFALLNYQIVKLTANADERPMWYEGNYFGDNFAPDAPRAPALAASPAAK, encoded by the coding sequence ATGCGCAAGCTCATCCTCGCCGCCGCGCTTGCCGGTTGCGCCCTTTCGCCCATCGCCGCCCAGGCCCAGCAGGCTCCCCGCCAGAACTCCCCGCAGCAGGCCGCCCCGCAGCAGGCCGCGCTCTCGCCTGCCGAGCGGTCCGATCCCGCCGCCGCCGCGATCGACGCCGACCAGATCGCCGCGACCGTGACCTTTCTTGCCGACGATCTGCTGCAAGGGCGCGACACGGGCAGCGAATATTACGACATCGCCGCCGCCTATGTCGCCTCGCGCTACATGGCGATGGGGCTTCAGCCCGCCAATGGCGACAGCTTCATGCAGGACATCGTCTTTCGCAGCACCACCGCGGGGGATGCCGCGCTGTCCTACGCCGCCGGCGATGAAACGGTGCAGCTGGAAGCGGGCAAGGATTTCGTCGTCACGGGCAGCTATGCCGACAGGCAGGTCGACCTGACCGCGCCGATGGTCTTCGTGGGGCAGGGCATCCACAGCCCTGAAAACGGGATCGACGATTACGCAGGCGTCGATGTCGCGGGCAAGATCGTGGTGGTCGTCTCGGGCGCGCCCAAGGGCCTGCCGGGCGAGATCGCATCGACGCTTGCCAATACCAAGACCGAATATGCCAGCCAGCAGGGCGCGGTCGGCATGATCTCCATCCGCAACCTGGAATCGCTGGAACGCATGTCGTTCGACAAGCTGGCCACCTATCTTCAGGAGCCGCGCGAGACCTGGGTCGGCCCAGACGGCAAGGCCAATGTCGCGGACCCCAATCTGCGGTTTTCGGCCTATCTGTCGCCCGATGCGGCGGCGCGGCTGATCGCGGCATCGGGCCACGATTTGCAGGACATGCTGGAAACCTATGACGATGCCAAGGCGAAGACGCGCCCCGCCGCCTTCGACCTTGCGGGCACGGCCAGCGTCAGCGTTGCCAGTGAGTGGGAGGACAAGACCAGCGCCAATGTCGTCGCCATGCTGCCGGGATCCGATCCCGCGCTGGCGGGCGAATATGTGGTGATGAGCGCGCATCTCGACCATGTCGGCAACCACCTGTCCGATGCGGCAGAAGGCGACGCCGCGGAAGGCGAGGAGACCGACACGATCTATAATGGCGCGATGGACAATGCGACCGGCGTCGCCACCATGCTGGAGGTCGCCCGCGTGATCGCGATGGGCCCTAATCGCCCGCGCCGCCCGATCCTGTTCGCCGCCGTCACTGCCGAGGAAAAGGGCCTGCTGGGATCGGAATATCTGGCGAAGAATTTCGTGCGCGACGACGGAGAGCCGGTGGGTGTCGTCAATTTCGACATGCCCATACTGCTCTACGACCTTGCCGACGTGGTGGGCTTTGGCGCGGAGAATTCGACCATGGGCCAGACGCTGATCCGCGCGGGCGCCAGCACCGGCATCGGCGTGTCGCCCGATTTCCTGCCTGAAGAAAACCTGTTCACCCGGTCCGACCACTACAGCTTCGTCAAGGAAGGCGTGCCCGCGCTGTTCCTGATGACCGGTGTGCAGAACGGCGGGAAAGAGGCGTTCACCAATTTCCTCGGCACCAATTACCACAAGCCGACCGACGATCTGACGCAGGACCTCAACTGGGAATCGGCGCGCAAGTTCGCGCTGCTGAACTACCAGATCGTCAAGCTGACCGCGAACGCGGACGAGCGGCCGATGTGGTACGAAGGCAATTATTTCGGCGACAATTTCGCGCCGGACGCGCCCCGCGCACCCGCGCTGGCGGCATCGCCGGCGGCGAAGTGA